In a genomic window of Demequina muriae:
- a CDS encoding RNA polymerase sigma factor: MTLGEYFPATLAAARQGATWAWESIYRDLYGPLHGFVRGSGVPGEAEDVVSETFLNIARDIHRFEGDEDRFRAWTFTIARRRMQDAWRSHGRTAPVTGEVDLSTIADERFLGNVESEALSDLSLMELRAVIRGLTAMQRDVLMLRVVADMSVKDTAEVLQKSEGAVRVLQNRAVRALRDALGRDDSDTPGKESDDDA; this comes from the coding sequence GTGACCTTGGGCGAGTACTTCCCTGCCACGCTGGCGGCGGCCCGCCAGGGTGCCACCTGGGCGTGGGAATCCATCTACCGTGACCTCTACGGCCCGTTGCACGGTTTCGTGCGGGGATCTGGTGTGCCAGGCGAGGCGGAGGACGTCGTCTCCGAGACCTTCCTCAACATTGCGCGCGACATCCACCGGTTCGAGGGAGATGAAGATCGGTTCCGGGCGTGGACCTTCACGATCGCGCGCCGTCGCATGCAGGACGCGTGGAGATCGCACGGTCGTACGGCGCCGGTCACCGGCGAGGTGGACCTGTCGACGATCGCTGACGAGAGGTTCCTCGGCAACGTGGAGTCCGAGGCGCTCAGCGACCTTTCATTGATGGAGCTGCGCGCAGTGATTCGGGGACTGACCGCGATGCAGCGTGATGTCCTGATGCTGCGAGTCGTCGCGGACATGTCCGTGAAGGACACCGCCGAGGTGCTGCAGAAGTCGGAGGGCGCGGTGCGCGTGCTGCAGAACCGCGCCGTCCGCGCGTTGCGCGACGCCCTCGGTCGCGACGACTCTGACACTCCTGGAAAAGAATCTGACGATGACGCGTAA
- a CDS encoding ATP-dependent Clp protease ATP-binding subunit, with product MTTPQQAPQADQQPSALEQFGQDFTALAESGSLDPVIGRDEEIRRVMQVLTRRTKNNAVLIGEPGVGKTAIVEGLAQRIVAGDVPSSLKDRRVIEIAMSSVVAGAAYRGQFEERLKAILTEVEQAEGRILLFIDELHTIVGAGKADGSVDAGNILKPMLARGKLRMIGATTLGEYREHIETDSALERRFQPVYVGEPSIEDTVAILRGLQEKYEVHHGVKITDEAIVASARLSDRYISDRFLPDKAVDLIDEATSALKMQLDSMPIELDRARRRIMQLEIERTQVAKDKSPAARARRDEIDADIARLKAESDELNMRWAREKDLIVRVSSATERLESLRGELDRAERYGELERAGRIRYGDIPAADKEMADARAELEAIPAEERMLREEVTGDDIASVVAKWTGVPVEKLLTDESSKLGQLEDRLHERVVGQHRAIASVADAIRRARAGLADEHRPIGSFLFLGPTGVGKTELARALAEQLFDDERAMIRIDMSEYMESHAVARLIGAPPGYVGYDQGGQLTEAVRRRPYSIVLFDEVEKAHPDVWNVLLQVLDDGRLTDGHGRTVNFTNTILIMTSNLGSDIVLGWDGVDRAALEANLQVALRTAFRPEFLNRLDDVVIFDRIDPSAMGDIVETELAKAVARIAAQKDIALTVTDALRESLARDGFDPAFGARPLKRLIQTRVLNALAKEIVDGTVGEGDQVRADWDGEQVVLESA from the coding sequence ATGACCACCCCACAGCAGGCGCCCCAGGCCGACCAGCAGCCAAGCGCCCTCGAGCAGTTCGGCCAGGACTTCACCGCCCTCGCCGAGTCGGGCTCTCTCGACCCCGTCATCGGCCGCGACGAGGAGATTCGCCGCGTCATGCAGGTCCTCACCCGGCGCACCAAGAACAACGCCGTGCTGATCGGCGAGCCCGGCGTGGGCAAGACGGCGATCGTCGAGGGCCTCGCCCAGCGCATCGTCGCCGGCGACGTTCCCTCGTCCCTCAAGGACCGCCGCGTGATCGAGATCGCCATGAGCTCGGTGGTCGCGGGCGCCGCCTACCGCGGGCAGTTCGAGGAGCGACTCAAGGCCATCCTCACCGAGGTCGAACAGGCCGAGGGCCGCATCCTGCTGTTCATCGACGAGCTCCACACCATCGTGGGAGCCGGCAAGGCCGACGGCAGCGTCGACGCGGGCAACATCCTCAAGCCGATGCTCGCGCGCGGGAAGCTGCGCATGATCGGTGCGACCACGCTCGGCGAGTACCGCGAGCACATCGAGACCGACTCCGCGCTCGAACGCCGGTTCCAGCCCGTCTACGTCGGCGAGCCATCGATCGAGGACACGGTCGCGATCCTGCGTGGGCTTCAGGAGAAGTACGAGGTCCACCACGGCGTGAAGATCACCGACGAGGCGATCGTCGCCTCGGCCCGCCTCTCCGACCGCTACATCTCGGACCGGTTCCTGCCGGACAAGGCCGTCGATCTCATCGACGAGGCCACCAGCGCTCTCAAGATGCAGCTCGACTCGATGCCGATCGAGTTGGACCGCGCGCGCCGCCGGATCATGCAGCTCGAGATCGAGCGCACGCAGGTGGCGAAGGACAAGTCCCCCGCCGCCCGCGCACGACGCGACGAGATCGACGCCGACATCGCGCGCCTCAAGGCCGAGTCGGACGAGCTGAACATGCGGTGGGCGCGCGAGAAGGACCTCATCGTCCGCGTCTCGTCGGCGACGGAGCGGCTGGAGTCCCTCCGCGGCGAGCTTGACCGCGCCGAACGCTACGGCGAGCTGGAGCGCGCCGGCCGCATCCGCTACGGCGACATTCCGGCGGCGGACAAGGAGATGGCCGATGCGCGGGCTGAGCTCGAGGCGATCCCCGCCGAGGAGCGCATGCTCCGCGAGGAGGTCACCGGCGACGACATCGCCAGCGTGGTGGCGAAGTGGACCGGCGTGCCTGTCGAGAAGCTGCTGACCGACGAGTCGTCCAAGCTGGGCCAGCTCGAGGACCGCCTCCACGAACGCGTGGTGGGACAGCATCGCGCGATCGCGAGCGTGGCCGATGCGATCAGGCGCGCCCGCGCGGGGCTCGCCGACGAGCACCGGCCCATCGGCTCGTTCCTGTTCCTCGGCCCCACGGGTGTGGGCAAGACCGAGCTGGCGCGCGCTCTCGCGGAGCAGCTGTTCGACGACGAGCGGGCGATGATCCGCATCGACATGTCGGAGTACATGGAGAGCCACGCCGTCGCGCGCCTGATCGGTGCGCCCCCGGGGTACGTGGGCTACGACCAGGGCGGACAACTGACGGAGGCCGTGCGGCGCCGCCCGTACAGCATCGTGCTGTTCGACGAGGTGGAGAAGGCCCACCCCGACGTGTGGAACGTGCTGCTCCAGGTGCTCGACGACGGTCGCCTCACCGACGGTCATGGGCGCACGGTGAACTTCACGAACACCATCCTCATCATGACGTCCAACCTCGGCTCCGACATCGTGCTCGGATGGGACGGCGTGGACCGGGCCGCGCTCGAGGCGAACCTGCAGGTGGCGCTGCGCACGGCGTTCCGGCCCGAGTTCCTCAACCGGCTCGACGACGTCGTGATCTTCGACCGCATCGACCCGTCCGCGATGGGCGACATCGTGGAGACGGAACTCGCGAAGGCCGTCGCACGGATCGCCGCGCAGAAGGACATCGCGCTGACCGTCACCGACGCCCTTCGGGAATCGCTCGCGCGCGACGGCTTCGACCCCGCGTTCGGGGCGCGTCCGCTCAAGCGGCTCATCCAGACCCGGGTGCTGAACGCTCTGGCGAAGGAGATCGTGGACGGCACCGTCGGAGAAGGCGATCAGGTGCGCGCCGACTGGGACGGAGAGCAGGTGGTGCTCGAGTCCGCATAG